From one Alicyclobacillus acidocaldarius subsp. acidocaldarius Tc-4-1 genomic stretch:
- the fabD gene encoding ACP S-malonyltransferase, producing the protein MNVAFVFPGQGAQYVGMGRAIFDEYPVARALLEEADDSLGMKLSDIILNGPDETLRLTYYTQPALLTVSVAVWRALVDRVDIQPLAVAGHSLGEYSALVAAKSISFTDAVKLVYERGKLMDEAYPAGRGTMAAVLGLDEEPLREVCKRASEETGETVELANVNCPGQIVISGAKAAVERASLLAKEAGARRVMPLNVSGPFHSSLMQPAAERLGQLLDDTEFADAETPVVANIDGHPRRMASDVRDALKKQLVMPVRFVDCVLSMKRLGVDCVVELGPGTVLSGLVRKIDKSLETAHAEDPATLDEVCAMLTRGGEGSE; encoded by the coding sequence ATGAACGTCGCATTCGTGTTTCCAGGACAAGGCGCCCAGTACGTCGGCATGGGGCGCGCCATCTTTGACGAGTACCCTGTGGCGCGCGCGCTTCTCGAGGAGGCCGACGACTCGCTAGGGATGAAACTGTCGGACATCATTTTGAACGGCCCGGATGAGACGCTTCGCCTCACCTACTACACGCAGCCCGCCCTTCTGACGGTCAGTGTGGCCGTGTGGCGCGCGCTGGTGGATCGCGTCGATATTCAGCCGCTCGCCGTGGCCGGTCACAGCCTGGGCGAATACTCGGCGCTTGTCGCGGCCAAGAGCATTTCGTTCACGGATGCAGTCAAGCTCGTGTATGAGCGCGGAAAGCTGATGGACGAGGCGTATCCGGCGGGGCGGGGCACCATGGCAGCTGTCCTGGGGCTCGACGAGGAGCCGCTTCGCGAGGTGTGTAAGCGCGCGAGCGAGGAAACGGGCGAGACAGTCGAGTTAGCGAACGTGAATTGCCCAGGACAGATTGTCATTTCCGGAGCTAAGGCCGCGGTGGAACGCGCTTCTCTTTTGGCAAAGGAGGCGGGAGCTCGCCGGGTGATGCCCCTCAACGTCAGTGGGCCGTTTCATTCGAGCCTGATGCAGCCGGCCGCAGAGCGATTGGGGCAGCTTCTGGATGACACGGAGTTTGCGGACGCAGAGACGCCGGTGGTGGCGAACATCGACGGGCATCCCCGTCGAATGGCCTCGGATGTGCGCGACGCGCTGAAGAAACAACTGGTCATGCCGGTACGGTTTGTGGACTGCGTCCTGTCGATGAAGCGGCTGGGAGTGGACTGTGTCGTAGAATTGGGGCCCGGGACGGTGCTAAGCGGGCTGGTGCGCAAAATCGACAAGTCGCTTGAGACGGCTCACGCCGAAGATCCTGCGACGTTGGATGAGGTGTGCGCGATGCTGACGCGCGGGGGTGAAGGCAGTGAGTGA